A stretch of the Candidatus Delongbacteria bacterium genome encodes the following:
- a CDS encoding AAA family ATPase, giving the protein DKVVKTVKEQNSAHEMLFKLSSELENSPVKIYLMIDEYDNFTNSILADYGGSEYNKISREAGYFKQFFSNLKAMASGSGAGLARMFITGVSPVTMDDVTSGFNVGTNISLREQFNELLGFTQNDVEEIIDYYTKSGVFHLDKQKTISTMKKWYDNYQFSNRCKNKMFNTDAILYFMSNSLNTNYMLENLIDDNLRMDYSKLRHLMILDQQSNYNFSKLKEIIETGSITSPIVTSFPFDKLTVSGNFISLLYYFGLLTYSGKTNSGDPVLVIPNETVRTIMFEYIRLSYETLDAFTIDIFRLREEYRKLAYKGDFKPTFQFLADEIKKQTRIRDYINGEKVIQGFFLAYLNIVDFYISLSEEEMNKGYADIVMKPFYVKYPDIKYSYLIEFKYIARTDSEKELKAELSKKLKDAETKLAQYADDDFAKKMMCTAPYGDVKLKKIIVIFHGWEMIYLMEN; this is encoded by the coding sequence GGATAAAGTTGTAAAGACTGTTAAAGAGCAAAATAGTGCACATGAAATGCTTTTTAAACTGTCAAGTGAACTTGAAAACAGTCCTGTAAAAATATATCTAATGATTGACGAATATGATAATTTCACCAACTCGATATTGGCAGATTATGGTGGAAGTGAGTATAATAAAATTTCCAGAGAAGCAGGATACTTTAAACAGTTTTTTAGTAATTTGAAAGCTATGGCTAGTGGTAGCGGAGCTGGTCTTGCTAGAATGTTTATCACTGGAGTATCACCAGTTACGATGGATGATGTGACTAGTGGATTTAACGTTGGAACTAATATATCACTGAGAGAACAGTTTAACGAATTACTTGGATTTACACAAAATGATGTTGAAGAAATTATCGATTATTACACAAAATCTGGTGTTTTTCATTTAGATAAACAAAAGACCATTAGTACGATGAAAAAGTGGTACGATAATTATCAGTTTTCAAATAGGTGTAAAAACAAAATGTTTAATACAGATGCAATCCTATATTTTATGAGTAATAGTTTAAATACAAATTATATGCTTGAGAATTTGATTGACGATAACCTAAGAATGGATTATAGTAAACTTCGCCACTTGATGATTTTAGATCAACAATCTAACTATAATTTCAGCAAATTAAAGGAGATAATTGAAACCGGTTCGATTACTTCTCCAATTGTTACAAGTTTTCCTTTTGATAAATTAACCGTATCTGGTAATTTTATATCACTTCTATATTACTTTGGCTTGTTAACTTACAGTGGAAAAACAAATAGTGGGGATCCTGTTTTGGTGATTCCAAATGAAACTGTAAGAACAATTATGTTTGAATATATCAGATTGTCATATGAAACATTAGACGCTTTTACAATTGATATTTTTAGATTGAGAGAAGAGTATAGAAAATTGGCATATAAGGGGGATTTTAAGCCTACTTTCCAGTTTTTAGCTGATGAAATTAAGAAGCAAACAAGAATTAGAGATTATATAAATGGCGAAAAAGTTATTCAAGGTTTTTTTCTAGCATATTTAAATATCGTTGATTTCTATATCTCTTTATCTGAAGAGGAGATGAACAAAGGATATGCCGATATTGTTATGAAGCCTTTTTATGTTAAATATCCAGATATTAAATACTCCTATCTGATTGAATTCAAATATATTGCGAGAACGGATAGCGAAAAGGAATTGAAAGCTGAACTTTCAAAAAAATTGAAAGATGCGGAAACGAAACTAGCTCAATACGCTGATGATGATTTTGCTAAAAAGATGATGTGTACAGCTCCTTATGGAGATGTAAAATTAAAGAAAATTATTGTGATTTTCCATGGCTGGGAGATGATTTATTTAATGGAAAATTGA
- a CDS encoding tail fiber domain-containing protein has translation MLDVSSTSKGFLAPRMTAAQRGAIASPATGLMVYQTDGTEGYYYYNGSEWIQLGKASGSSQWTTTGSDIYYNAGNVGIGTSSPDGKLEVNGTIKASQFKVDETGYFQTQTITGSTADVVLGFDNNDYMCYEREEDFLFFNVGGEHRMRITSDGKVGIGTESPASLLQVGNTQISQINPGIGTYGQFSLRASQQLLSFGLSASEPWASWIQSSNPSTEAALPLVLNPSGGNVGIGTASPDAPLHVNGAVGINNVGARYFNGGTDLTVGSADFNMSIHASNDIVANGSFVATSDKRVKENITKLQNSLDLISKLRPVSYNKIDKVEQGSRLNYGFIAQEVEEVLPVAVNTGKGEVPVLKPFDKVDFEDGVTYTILVKNGDNIKEQSYTKGEARPKGEIIVKSQTVNDFKSLSYDMIFTVAVDAIQEQQETINKQQKQIDELYKLIKELQNK, from the coding sequence ATGCTTGATGTAAGCTCAACCAGTAAAGGATTTCTAGCACCTAGAATGACTGCTGCTCAAAGAGGAGCAATTGCATCCCCCGCTACCGGTTTAATGGTTTACCAGACTGATGGTACAGAAGGATATTATTACTACAATGGTTCAGAATGGATTCAATTAGGAAAAGCATCAGGAAGTTCACAGTGGACTACCACCGGAAGCGATATTTATTACAATGCTGGTAATGTGGGTATCGGAACGTCAAGTCCAGATGGCAAATTAGAAGTAAATGGTACTATCAAAGCAAGTCAATTTAAGGTTGATGAAACAGGGTATTTTCAGACACAAACAATAACAGGTAGCACAGCTGATGTAGTGTTAGGTTTTGATAACAATGATTATATGTGCTATGAACGCGAAGAAGATTTTCTGTTTTTTAATGTCGGAGGTGAGCACCGTATGCGTATTACCAGTGATGGTAAAGTCGGTATCGGCACAGAATCACCAGCAAGCCTATTGCAAGTAGGTAATACTCAAATATCCCAAATTAATCCTGGAATTGGAACTTATGGTCAATTTTCACTTAGAGCTTCACAACAGCTTCTGAGTTTTGGACTTTCGGCAAGTGAACCATGGGCTTCATGGATTCAGTCTTCCAATCCAAGCACCGAGGCAGCCTTACCACTCGTTTTAAACCCAAGTGGTGGCAATGTCGGCATCGGCACAGCTTCACCTGACGCACCATTGCATGTAAACGGGGCTGTTGGAATTAATAATGTGGGGGCAAGGTACTTTAATGGAGGTACAGATCTAACTGTAGGATCTGCTGATTTTAATATGTCCATACATGCCAGTAATGATATTGTGGCAAACGGTTCATTTGTGGCAACATCTGATAAAAGGGTAAAAGAAAATATTACAAAACTGCAAAATTCTTTGGATCTGATAAGCAAGCTGAGACCTGTTTCCTATAACAAGATAGATAAAGTGGAGCAAGGCAGCAGGCTTAATTATGGATTTATAGCCCAGGAAGTAGAAGAGGTTCTTCCTGTTGCTGTAAACACTGGAAAAGGTGAAGTGCCGGTTCTTAAACCATTTGATAAAGTAGACTTCGAAGATGGTGTGACCTATACTATTCTGGTAAAAAATGGTGATAATATCAAAGAGCAATCCTACACAAAAGGAGAGGCAAGACCTAAAGGTGAAATTATTGTTAAATCACAAACTGTTAATGATTTTAAATCACTTTCATACGATATGATCTTTACAGTTGCTGTTGACGCTATTCAGGAACAACAAGAAACCATAAATAAACAACAAAAACAAATAGATGAGTTATATAAATTAATCAAAGAGTTACAAAATAAATAA
- a CDS encoding T9SS type A sorting domain-containing protein: protein MEMIAKFIFLLVLSSSLLLADNKENKTSYNKNNSYNSLIEVKNDTNNTSKSTGGVYNNSGKIVIQSGANFIISDGNYRSEGTSGITDSGTFKLAGNFVNNNISGNPVSTNGTVILNGSNSSSITDGMTFYNLTFAKSNDNVQITTSGVISFTNTLTITNGYFKGGLRTTRTGTSFSAVNFLEYTLPSDAGVTITRYSGNTAPGAENAIMNYVTVTSTTNVAPTSIKVYFNKDQELNGSDQNLLIVWQQVGEANWAKLTNDPAITNGTPFSNWLKPNVSNDLSVWSVTTVKYTAMDNTFTSLPVAFDDENFYAKIVNNAVELTWITHSEDGLKGFIVYRSTDANDNFEEIARWTENSVLETKNDGGFSTNDTEYTFRDIPALSNTYYYKIESYCADDDRQFHPKTVSIDFITKEDDRLFQNFPNPFNAQTSIGFYISQPSNVHLYLYNSNGEIVKELIKNSELDKGIHSITINSENLTSGIYFYNLKVKDKIFTKRMVYIK, encoded by the coding sequence ATGGAAATGATTGCTAAATTTATTTTTTTACTTGTATTGAGCAGCTCTTTGTTACTTGCAGACAACAAGGAGAATAAAACTTCTTACAATAAGAATAATTCCTATAACTCTTTAATCGAAGTTAAAAACGATACCAACAATACAAGTAAATCAACAGGTGGTGTCTATAATAATTCAGGAAAGATAGTTATTCAATCAGGGGCAAATTTTATAATTTCTGATGGTAATTACCGATCGGAAGGGACTTCAGGGATAACTGATTCTGGGACATTTAAACTTGCTGGTAATTTCGTAAATAATAACATAAGCGGAAATCCTGTTTCCACAAATGGAACTGTGATATTAAATGGAAGTAACTCTTCTAGCATAACTGACGGTATGACTTTCTATAACTTAACTTTTGCTAAATCTAATGATAACGTTCAGATTACAACATCCGGAGTAATTAGTTTTACAAATACTTTAACAATCACTAATGGTTATTTTAAAGGAGGACTTAGAACTACAAGAACAGGAACATCTTTTTCGGCTGTAAATTTTTTAGAATATACTTTACCTTCAGATGCAGGAGTGACAATTACAAGATATAGTGGAAATACAGCTCCTGGAGCAGAGAATGCTATTATGAATTATGTAACAGTTACTTCGACGACAAATGTCGCTCCAACAAGTATAAAGGTTTATTTTAATAAAGATCAAGAACTTAATGGAAGTGATCAAAATCTTTTGATAGTTTGGCAACAAGTTGGTGAAGCAAACTGGGCAAAACTTACTAATGATCCAGCAATTACAAATGGTACTCCATTTAGTAATTGGTTAAAGCCAAATGTATCAAATGATTTAAGTGTTTGGTCTGTTACGACTGTTAAGTATACCGCAATGGATAATACATTCACGAGTTTACCAGTTGCATTTGATGATGAGAATTTTTATGCTAAGATTGTTAACAATGCCGTAGAACTTACGTGGATTACTCACAGTGAAGATGGATTAAAAGGATTTATTGTTTACAGATCTACAGATGCAAATGACAATTTTGAAGAAATTGCACGTTGGACTGAAAATTCAGTGTTGGAAACTAAAAATGATGGAGGTTTCTCAACAAATGACACAGAGTACACTTTCAGAGATATCCCAGCATTAAGTAATACATATTATTATAAAATAGAGTCATATTGTGCTGACGATGATAGACAATTTCATCCGAAGACTGTGAGTATAGATTTTATCACAAAAGAGGATGATAGATTATTTCAAAATTTTCCTAACCCATTCAATGCTCAGACTTCAATAGGCTTTTATATTTCACAACCTTCTAATGTTCATTTGTATCTTTACAACTCAAATGGTGAAATTGTTAAAGAACTAATAAAGAATTCAGAACTAGATAAAGGTATACATTCAATAACCATTAATAGTGAAAATCTAACATCAGGAATATATTTTTATAATCTAAAAGTGAAAGATAAAATTTTTACGAAACGAATGGTTTATATTAAATAA